The Nitrospira sp. genome contains a region encoding:
- a CDS encoding zinc metallopeptidase: MVRLVLFLIVAALVLVGPQLWTRRVFAKHSAPRDDYPGTGGELARHLLNRFDLQHIKVEPTEKGDHYDPLTKAVRLTPAIFDGKSLTAITVAAHEVGHAIQDHLGYQPLAERTKLVKVAQSAEKVGAVIMMGIPIAGAIARTPVASVVVMMAGIATMGIATLVHLVTLPVEWDASFRRALPVLRQGNYLTPEDEQGARSILTAAALTYVAASLASLLNLWRWIAFLRR; encoded by the coding sequence ATGGTGCGTCTCGTCCTATTCTTGATCGTGGCTGCTTTGGTCCTTGTCGGGCCGCAGCTCTGGACCAGGCGGGTGTTTGCCAAGCATAGCGCGCCCCGTGACGACTATCCGGGAACCGGAGGCGAATTGGCCCGGCATCTGCTCAATCGATTCGACCTGCAGCACATCAAAGTCGAACCGACCGAGAAAGGCGACCACTACGATCCTCTCACCAAAGCCGTCCGCCTGACACCCGCGATCTTCGATGGGAAATCCCTCACGGCGATTACGGTCGCCGCCCACGAGGTCGGGCACGCCATTCAAGATCATCTGGGGTACCAGCCGCTCGCGGAACGCACCAAGCTCGTGAAGGTCGCGCAGAGTGCGGAGAAGGTCGGAGCGGTCATCATGATGGGGATTCCGATTGCGGGAGCAATAGCCCGAACTCCGGTCGCGAGTGTCGTCGTCATGATGGCCGGAATCGCGACGATGGGGATCGCCACGTTGGTCCATCTCGTCACGCTCCCCGTCGAGTGGGACGCCAGTTTCAGGCGCGCCCTTCCCGTACTCCGCCAGGGCAACTACCTGACGCCTGAAGATGAGCAGGGGGCGCGCAGCATTCTCACCGCAGCCGCGCTGACCTACGTGGCGGCCTCCCTCGCCAGCCTGCTGAACCTGTGGCGCTGGATCGCCTTCTTGAGACGATAA
- a CDS encoding YjbQ family protein, which translates to MAEVLRIKTSAPKEVVDLTDRLEAIFRKAKLQEGVCVLFVTHTTAALTTGEIGEGTEQDLLQVVEKMVPRIQFQHAHNPAHAWSHMASSILGPSLTVLVSGGKLVLGTWQSVMLVELDGPRERTVHVTLLPA; encoded by the coding sequence ATGGCCGAAGTGCTCCGTATCAAAACGTCAGCTCCAAAAGAAGTCGTAGATTTGACCGATCGGCTTGAGGCGATATTCCGGAAAGCCAAGCTGCAGGAGGGAGTCTGCGTTCTGTTTGTCACGCACACGACGGCGGCGTTGACCACCGGGGAGATCGGGGAGGGGACGGAGCAGGATCTGTTACAAGTCGTCGAGAAGATGGTCCCCCGCATTCAGTTTCAACACGCGCATAATCCCGCGCATGCCTGGTCGCACATGGCGTCGTCGATTCTCGGGCCGTCGCTCACGGTATTGGTCTCGGGCGGCAAGCTGGTGCTCGGCACGTGGCAATCGGTGATGCTGGTCGAACTCGACGGCCCGCGCGAACGCACGGTGCACGTGACGCTGCTGCCGGCGTGA
- a CDS encoding type II toxin-antitoxin system HicA family toxin, with the protein MRLPRDLSGSDLAQALRKFGYSITRQAGSHLRLTTYEHGEHHLTIPQHTPLRIGTLSAILADVAAHFELTREQLLQRLFG; encoded by the coding sequence ATGAGGCTTCCCCGCGATCTGTCTGGAAGCGATCTCGCTCAGGCCCTTCGCAAGTTCGGCTACTCGATCACCCGCCAAGCCGGTAGTCACCTTCGACTCACCACATATGAGCACGGCGAGCATCATCTCACGATCCCCCAACATACGCCGCTTCGCATCGGTACTCTCTCAGCCATTCTTGCCGATGTGGCCGCACATTTTGAACTCACCCGTGAGCAGCTGCTTCAGAGGTTGTTTGGCTAA
- a CDS encoding geranylgeranyl reductase family protein, with amino-acid sequence MSSTYDVIVVGSGPAGALAAWRLAKAGVAVAVLEKAALPRYKTCGGGIVGRALKALPVDVRHVIEQECHTAQLNVLPPGLSFTTRRPSPIVSMTMRSRFDRTLLSAAQAAGAVLHQRCALEDVSLNDGVVTVATNAGSMRAGFVVAADGALSPVARTMGLADGRTLIPALEYEVTVPHTRLDAFHGVARFDFGWLPHGYAWVFPKKHHLSIGVLSMAQQGSDLKSSMATYLDALGCGSVKSIEPHGFVIPIRARRGPFVDKRVLLVGDAAGFADPVTGEGISFALRSGVMAAQSLIDGNLEEESVGSAYTSALADTMLPELRTGHMLARLLYHFPRTRSWAFSRQGQRLCEAVTDVMTGKRTYRDVAFNPRALLRMLAPQSAEHPKPRPARPRDDQG; translated from the coding sequence ATGAGCTCCACGTATGACGTGATTGTCGTCGGCAGCGGACCGGCCGGTGCTCTCGCCGCGTGGAGGCTGGCGAAGGCGGGCGTGGCGGTCGCCGTGCTCGAGAAAGCCGCGCTGCCGCGGTACAAGACCTGCGGCGGCGGGATCGTGGGACGGGCCCTGAAGGCGCTTCCTGTGGACGTGCGCCATGTGATCGAACAGGAATGTCATACCGCTCAGCTGAATGTTCTCCCGCCGGGATTGTCGTTCACCACACGTCGACCGTCGCCCATCGTCTCCATGACGATGCGGTCTCGGTTTGACCGTACTCTTCTCTCAGCCGCACAAGCAGCCGGCGCTGTCCTTCATCAACGCTGCGCGCTCGAGGACGTCTCGCTCAACGACGGTGTCGTCACGGTTGCCACCAACGCGGGCTCGATGCGCGCCGGCTTCGTGGTGGCCGCCGATGGAGCGCTCAGCCCGGTCGCGCGAACAATGGGACTCGCCGATGGTCGCACGCTCATTCCGGCGCTCGAGTACGAAGTGACGGTGCCCCATACCCGGCTGGATGCGTTTCACGGTGTCGCGAGATTTGATTTCGGCTGGCTCCCCCATGGGTACGCGTGGGTCTTTCCCAAGAAACATCACTTGTCGATCGGGGTCCTCTCGATGGCCCAACAAGGAAGCGACCTCAAATCCTCGATGGCAACCTATCTCGACGCGCTCGGTTGTGGTTCCGTCAAGTCGATCGAGCCACACGGCTTCGTCATTCCCATCCGAGCACGCAGAGGACCGTTTGTCGACAAGCGCGTTCTGTTGGTCGGTGACGCCGCAGGGTTTGCCGACCCTGTCACCGGAGAAGGCATTTCGTTCGCCCTTCGGAGCGGGGTCATGGCGGCACAATCCTTGATTGATGGGAATCTTGAAGAGGAGTCGGTCGGAAGCGCATATACCAGCGCGCTGGCTGATACGATGCTTCCTGAACTGCGGACCGGACACATGCTGGCCCGGCTGCTGTACCACTTTCCCCGCACACGCTCATGGGCGTTTTCACGACAAGGTCAACGGCTCTGTGAAGCGGTCACGGACGTGATGACCGGGAAGCGGACCTATCGAGACGTGGCGTTCAATCCGCGAGCTCTGCTCCGGATGCTGGCGCCTCAATCCGCCGAACACCCGAAGCCCCGTCCTGCACGGCCGCGCGATGACCAGGGATGA
- the lepB gene encoding signal peptidase I — MLAVCIGLWSGCGTATVPVAPRDQEPGTAFQRLAQLEVSSGRLFQAVADQADVAGFSHQLQLQSDLADPLTPFDMERIAQSFVGALKIMLFDLAPAHFWEHHLAQYYVSTLQADEAQVLVDGYEKEFLKESFRLRELRRDFVNERLRDLLPAARAQSHLFEVSSAAMAPAVLPGDHVIVNKAAYHAAPPRRGEVVVFRYPDDAGQLFLHRVIGVPGDRIEIRDQVVSVNGQALAEPYVRHTDTSIMAGNVRDRLGPVTVPPESYFVMGDNRESSLDSRFLGSVGEKYLLGRVVFIYWSVDAATKTPRWDRLNQRVP, encoded by the coding sequence TTGCTGGCCGTCTGCATCGGTCTCTGGAGCGGATGCGGCACGGCCACGGTCCCTGTGGCTCCCCGCGATCAGGAGCCCGGCACTGCATTTCAGCGGCTCGCTCAGCTGGAAGTGTCTTCCGGCCGTCTGTTCCAGGCGGTCGCTGATCAAGCCGATGTGGCGGGGTTCAGCCATCAGCTTCAACTCCAGTCCGATCTCGCCGACCCGCTCACTCCCTTCGACATGGAACGAATCGCGCAGTCGTTTGTGGGCGCGCTAAAAATTATGCTGTTCGATCTGGCTCCGGCGCACTTCTGGGAGCACCATCTCGCGCAATACTATGTCTCGACGCTGCAGGCCGATGAAGCTCAGGTGCTGGTTGATGGGTATGAGAAGGAGTTTCTTAAGGAATCCTTCAGACTGCGGGAGCTCCGCCGGGATTTTGTCAACGAGCGCCTGCGGGATCTGTTGCCGGCGGCACGAGCCCAGTCACATCTGTTCGAGGTCTCGAGCGCGGCGATGGCGCCCGCTGTTTTGCCCGGCGACCATGTCATTGTGAACAAAGCCGCCTATCATGCGGCCCCGCCCCGTCGGGGGGAGGTCGTCGTCTTCCGTTATCCGGACGATGCGGGACAGCTGTTTCTCCACCGTGTGATCGGTGTCCCCGGTGATCGAATCGAGATCCGTGATCAGGTGGTCTCCGTGAACGGTCAGGCATTGGCGGAACCCTACGTCCGACATACGGATACCTCCATCATGGCGGGGAATGTGCGCGATCGCCTTGGGCCGGTGACGGTGCCGCCCGAGTCGTACTTTGTCATGGGGGACAACCGGGAGAGCAGTTTGGATAGCCGCTTCTTGGGATCGGTCGGTGAGAAGTACCTGCTCGGAAGGGTCGTGTTCATCTACTGGTCGGTGGATGCCGCCACGAAGACGCCGCGCTGGGATCGCCTGAATCAGCGGGTGCCGTAA
- a CDS encoding dienelactone hydrolase family protein has product MIITDSESADIPTPTGPIRTYVLRPVAGGRYPGLILYSEIFQVTGPIRRMAAMLAGHGFVVAVPEIFHELEPAGTVLVYDEAGAARGNRHKITKTLASYGGDARAALDYLASSPHCTGKLGVVGICIGGHLAFRAAMQPDVLAAACFYATDIHKRSLGQGMHDDSLDRIGEIAGELLMIWGRQDPHIPGEGRALIYNALSDAGADFQWHEFNAVHAFMRDEGPRYDPAAARIGYDMALELFHRRLGEGGT; this is encoded by the coding sequence ATGATCATCACGGACAGCGAATCGGCCGATATTCCCACCCCGACTGGGCCGATACGAACCTATGTCCTTCGCCCTGTGGCGGGGGGCCGCTATCCGGGACTGATCCTGTACTCCGAGATTTTCCAGGTCACGGGTCCCATCCGGCGCATGGCGGCGATGCTGGCGGGCCATGGCTTCGTGGTGGCGGTGCCGGAGATTTTCCACGAGCTCGAGCCGGCGGGCACGGTCCTCGTCTATGACGAGGCTGGCGCGGCACGCGGGAATCGACATAAGATCACCAAAACCTTGGCGAGCTATGGCGGCGATGCGCGCGCGGCGCTGGATTATCTGGCGTCGTCACCGCACTGCACGGGCAAGCTGGGCGTGGTGGGCATTTGCATCGGGGGGCATCTGGCGTTTCGCGCGGCGATGCAGCCCGATGTGCTGGCCGCCGCCTGTTTCTACGCGACGGACATCCACAAGCGCAGCCTGGGGCAGGGCATGCATGACGACAGTTTGGACCGGATCGGCGAGATCGCGGGCGAGTTGCTGATGATCTGGGGCCGGCAGGACCCCCACATTCCCGGCGAAGGCCGGGCGCTCATCTACAACGCGCTGAGCGATGCCGGCGCGGATTTCCAGTGGCATGAGTTCAATGCCGTGCACGCCTTCATGCGCGACGAAGGTCCCCGCTACGATCCCGCTGCGGCCCGGATCGGCTACGACATGGCGTTGGAGTTATTCCACCGCCGGTTGGGCGAAGGCGGAACATAA
- a CDS encoding STAS domain-containing protein produces the protein MTVVSRQSGTVMIVTPQGRFDTNGAPEVERVLMEHIERGVKQIVLDLSNVEYVSSIGLRVILKAVMAMTRIGGRVVLCDGNDHVRTVLQLSGAMIMALHASTLDEAIVKVQAAG, from the coding sequence ATGACTGTCGTATCACGTCAGAGCGGTACCGTAATGATCGTCACCCCCCAAGGCCGGTTCGACACCAACGGCGCGCCCGAAGTTGAGCGTGTCCTGATGGAGCACATTGAACGCGGAGTGAAACAGATTGTGCTCGATCTCTCCAATGTAGAATACGTGTCATCGATCGGACTGCGGGTGATTCTCAAAGCCGTGATGGCGATGACCCGAATAGGCGGGAGAGTGGTGCTCTGCGATGGGAACGACCACGTCCGCACGGTGCTCCAGTTGAGTGGGGCGATGATCATGGCCCTCCATGCCTCCACGCTGGACGAAGCCATCGTGAAGGTACAAGCGGCCGGCTAG
- a CDS encoding 2-oxoisovalerate dehydrogenase — translation MAISELIFVVEEAPEGGYIARALGHSIFTEADTLAELPGKVRDAVRCHFEDGQAPKVVRLHHVREEVIAV, via the coding sequence ATGGCTATAAGTGAATTGATCTTTGTCGTGGAAGAGGCTCCTGAGGGCGGGTACATTGCTCGGGCACTGGGCCACTCTATCTTTACAGAAGCGGATACGCTGGCAGAATTGCCAGGGAAAGTCCGCGATGCAGTTCGATGTCATTTTGAAGATGGACAAGCGCCGAAAGTCGTCCGTCTTCACCATGTTCGCGAGGAAGTTATCGCCGTATGA
- a CDS encoding DUF433 domain-containing protein, protein MTTNRIEMNSKVMMGKPVIRGTRIPVELILRKLSEGATEADLLDAYPRLTKADIQAAKTV, encoded by the coding sequence ATGACCACAAATAGAATAGAGATGAACTCCAAAGTGATGATGGGCAAGCCTGTCATCCGGGGCACGCGCATTCCCGTCGAGCTGATCCTTCGAAAACTCAGTGAAGGGGCGACAGAAGCCGATCTGCTTGATGCCTACCCTCGGCTGACCAAAGCCGATATCCAAGCCGCCAAGACAGTCTGA
- a CDS encoding SpoIIE family protein phosphatase has product MLGVCDSVLAFSSMLLGGPAAYVIVSIAERMRATDQSRVKMQWLAIGAVAAGLEMWAIHFIGNLAFCPPIPAAQDVVFAIISILSAGTAGAVAIYLISTHDGSELRLICGGMIMGACIIMTHFTSLMAIHQLVDLNQDWSSFILSNVVIVGLGVMVLVIGGWNAASGGWRIMEKATAMGVAISAAHFTGMVPAYSMSIVLTGSPPPGIEVELLAVVAVSLSTLLAIIDRHVTIASRLARDSQARMIEAIESVPQGFSLFDADDRLVICNRKYREVVSQPGAEVQPGDSFESIIRRIAKRGDIPAAIGDVDAWVKMRLDMHRNPQGPYIQHRSSGEWVMINERKTQDGGTVAVTTDITALKNAEQAAEDAKARLAGSLALVKAAKARMQEELNVGRDIQRSMLPRVFPAFPDRKELELYAVLEPAMEVGGDLYDFFMVDDRRLCFVVGDVSGNGVPAALFMAMTKIMVKTRAASDPSPASIVTHVNDALSQDNDSCMFVTLYLGILNLRDGTLVTTNAGHNQPLLKRQGGRFEWLTAQDGPLVGPMPGIAYKESTIRLAPGDELFLYTDGVTEADNRKRELFGNDRLKTVLDQSGNVSVVDRLGAVMNAVKTFSGNAPQADDITMLGLRYHGVVPSELPAEAFRQTMTNQLTAIPDLQMAFEQYITQWERARPLMPTINMALDDLLNNVVQYAFPNDPGEHRIQVEGEVRDGYVVLTITDDGIPFNPLTVAPPDLSLLLHEREIGGLGIHLVRSMFDVVTYHRAIGHNVLTVKKKLA; this is encoded by the coding sequence TTGCTCGGAGTTTGCGATTCAGTCCTTGCCTTCTCGTCGATGCTGCTCGGCGGCCCCGCCGCCTATGTGATCGTCAGCATCGCCGAACGGATGCGCGCGACGGACCAAAGCCGTGTCAAGATGCAGTGGCTGGCGATCGGCGCGGTCGCTGCTGGCCTGGAAATGTGGGCCATCCACTTCATCGGCAATTTGGCGTTCTGCCCGCCGATTCCCGCGGCACAGGACGTCGTGTTCGCCATTATTTCCATCCTGTCCGCCGGCACGGCCGGAGCCGTGGCCATCTATCTGATCAGTACCCATGACGGGAGCGAACTCCGGCTCATTTGCGGCGGCATGATCATGGGCGCGTGCATCATCATGACTCATTTCACCAGCCTGATGGCGATCCATCAGCTGGTGGATCTCAATCAGGACTGGTCCAGCTTTATCCTGTCGAATGTGGTGATCGTCGGGCTGGGAGTCATGGTCCTTGTGATCGGAGGCTGGAACGCTGCGTCCGGGGGCTGGCGGATCATGGAAAAAGCGACCGCGATGGGAGTCGCGATTTCCGCCGCCCACTTCACCGGGATGGTCCCCGCGTACAGTATGTCCATCGTGCTGACCGGTAGTCCGCCTCCTGGGATCGAAGTCGAGCTGCTCGCGGTGGTCGCGGTGTCGCTTTCGACGCTCCTGGCCATCATCGATCGCCATGTGACGATCGCATCACGCCTGGCGCGAGATAGTCAGGCTCGGATGATCGAGGCCATCGAAAGCGTCCCGCAAGGGTTTTCGCTCTTCGACGCGGACGACCGTCTGGTGATCTGTAACCGCAAGTACCGCGAGGTGGTGTCACAGCCCGGCGCCGAAGTTCAACCCGGCGACTCGTTCGAATCGATCATCCGCCGCATCGCGAAACGGGGCGACATACCGGCAGCGATCGGGGATGTCGATGCCTGGGTGAAGATGCGCCTCGACATGCACCGCAATCCCCAAGGGCCGTACATTCAACACCGGTCCAGCGGAGAGTGGGTCATGATCAACGAGAGGAAGACACAAGACGGCGGCACAGTCGCGGTGACAACCGACATTACGGCCCTGAAAAACGCGGAGCAGGCCGCGGAGGACGCCAAGGCCCGGTTGGCCGGCTCGTTGGCCTTGGTGAAAGCCGCGAAGGCCCGCATGCAGGAAGAACTCAATGTCGGCCGCGATATTCAGAGGAGCATGCTGCCCCGCGTGTTTCCGGCCTTTCCGGACCGGAAGGAACTGGAGCTCTATGCCGTCCTCGAGCCGGCCATGGAGGTTGGGGGCGATCTCTACGATTTCTTCATGGTCGATGACCGCAGGCTCTGTTTCGTGGTCGGTGACGTGTCCGGCAACGGGGTTCCCGCCGCGCTGTTCATGGCGATGACCAAGATCATGGTGAAGACACGGGCGGCGTCTGATCCGTCTCCGGCCAGCATCGTCACCCATGTGAACGACGCGCTCAGCCAGGACAACGATTCTTGTATGTTTGTAACCTTGTATCTGGGAATCTTGAATCTCCGCGACGGCACGCTCGTCACGACGAACGCGGGCCACAATCAGCCCTTGCTGAAGCGACAAGGCGGGCGGTTCGAGTGGCTGACGGCCCAAGACGGCCCCCTGGTCGGTCCCATGCCGGGCATCGCGTACAAGGAAAGCACGATCCGATTGGCTCCCGGGGATGAGCTCTTCCTGTATACCGACGGGGTCACCGAAGCCGATAACAGGAAACGCGAACTGTTCGGCAACGACCGGTTGAAAACGGTCCTCGACCAATCCGGGAATGTCTCGGTCGTCGATCGCCTCGGTGCGGTCATGAACGCGGTAAAGACCTTTTCCGGCAACGCGCCGCAGGCGGACGATATTACGATGTTGGGGTTGCGGTATCATGGCGTCGTTCCGTCCGAGTTGCCGGCCGAGGCCTTCCGTCAAACGATGACCAACCAATTGACGGCCATTCCCGACCTGCAGATGGCCTTTGAGCAGTACATCACACAGTGGGAAAGGGCCAGGCCGCTGATGCCCACCATCAACATGGCGCTCGATGACTTGCTCAACAATGTCGTGCAATATGCCTTCCCCAACGATCCGGGAGAGCATCGCATCCAGGTGGAAGGCGAAGTGCGCGATGGGTACGTCGTGCTGACCATTACCGATGACGGCATTCCGTTCAACCCCTTGACGGTCGCGCCTCCGGATCTGTCGCTGCTGCTGCATGAACGTGAGATCGGGGGATTGGGAATTCACTTGGTGCGCTCCATGTTTGATGTGGTGACGTACCATCGTGCCATAGGGCACAACGTCCTGACGGTGAAAAAAAAGCTGGCATGA
- a CDS encoding STAS domain-containing protein — MDQGTRHTLLVSSHENAGITFVNMHGSLAATTAEHGTEEMKKVVDGGAKKVIVNLADVDYISSGGIRVLMLAHKQLNNVQGEMKIAAAKGMVKQALEASGFNLLNRVYGGNIQLCNTEEEAVAAFKA, encoded by the coding sequence ATGGACCAAGGGACTCGACATACGTTGTTGGTGTCTTCTCATGAGAACGCCGGGATCACATTCGTCAATATGCACGGCAGCCTCGCGGCCACGACCGCCGAACACGGGACTGAGGAAATGAAAAAGGTCGTCGATGGTGGCGCGAAGAAGGTCATCGTGAACCTGGCGGATGTCGATTACATCAGCAGCGGGGGCATACGGGTACTGATGCTGGCGCATAAACAGCTCAACAATGTTCAGGGTGAGATGAAAATCGCCGCCGCGAAGGGCATGGTCAAGCAAGCCCTGGAGGCAAGCGGCTTTAATCTCCTGAACCGTGTGTACGGAGGCAACATTCAGCTCTGCAATACGGAAGAGGAGGCGGTGGCCGCCTTTAAAGCCTAG